A DNA window from Caretta caretta isolate rCarCar2 chromosome 7, rCarCar1.hap1, whole genome shotgun sequence contains the following coding sequences:
- the MRPL49 gene encoding large ribosomal subunit protein mL49 isoform X2, translating to MAATVALAGLRRRPGSVWGVGARRLLQNPSRDKTETHHPHYPGIVESTEEYKFVERLIPPTRIPAPPKHAQYPTPSGWRAPSDTPPALPYFVRRSRMHNVPVYKDITSGNRRMTVIRKIEGDIWALEEEVKEFLTQLAGKPPPIQVNEITCSIRIKGYFDNELKEWLLNKGF from the exons ATGGCGGCGACCGTAGCCCTAGCGGGGCTGAGGAGGCGGCCGGGTAGCGTGTGGGGCGTGGGGGCCCGGCGGCTGCTGCAG AATCCGTCCCGGGACAAAACTGAGACCCACCACCCCCATTATCCCGGGATTGTGGAATCCACTGAAGAATATAAATTTGTGGAGAGACTCATTCCACCCACCAGAATTCCTGCTCCCCCCAAACACGCCCAGTACCCCACCCCGTCTGGCTGGAGAGCGCCATCAG ATACTCCACCTGCCCTTCCTTACTTTGTGAGACGTTCCCGCATGCACAACGTTCCAGTCTATAAGGACATCACCAGTGGCAACAGGAGGATGACTGTCATCAGGAAAATCGAAGGAGATATCTGG GCCCTGGAAGAGGAAGTTAAGGAGTTCCTCACTCAGCTCGCTGGGAAACCACCACCTATTCAAGTCAACGAAATCACCTGCAGCATCCGTATCAAGGGCTATTTTGACAATGAACTGAAAGAGTGGTTGTTGAACAAGGGGTTTTAA
- the MRPL49 gene encoding large ribosomal subunit protein mL49 isoform X1, protein MAATVALAGLRRRPGSVWGVGARRLLQVTPQQNPSRDKTETHHPHYPGIVESTEEYKFVERLIPPTRIPAPPKHAQYPTPSGWRAPSDTPPALPYFVRRSRMHNVPVYKDITSGNRRMTVIRKIEGDIWALEEEVKEFLTQLAGKPPPIQVNEITCSIRIKGYFDNELKEWLLNKGF, encoded by the exons ATGGCGGCGACCGTAGCCCTAGCGGGGCTGAGGAGGCGGCCGGGTAGCGTGTGGGGCGTGGGGGCCCGGCGGCTGCTGCAGGTGACTCCCCAGCAG AATCCGTCCCGGGACAAAACTGAGACCCACCACCCCCATTATCCCGGGATTGTGGAATCCACTGAAGAATATAAATTTGTGGAGAGACTCATTCCACCCACCAGAATTCCTGCTCCCCCCAAACACGCCCAGTACCCCACCCCGTCTGGCTGGAGAGCGCCATCAG ATACTCCACCTGCCCTTCCTTACTTTGTGAGACGTTCCCGCATGCACAACGTTCCAGTCTATAAGGACATCACCAGTGGCAACAGGAGGATGACTGTCATCAGGAAAATCGAAGGAGATATCTGG GCCCTGGAAGAGGAAGTTAAGGAGTTCCTCACTCAGCTCGCTGGGAAACCACCACCTATTCAAGTCAACGAAATCACCTGCAGCATCCGTATCAAGGGCTATTTTGACAATGAACTGAAAGAGTGGTTGTTGAACAAGGGGTTTTAA